Below is a window of Bacillus thermozeamaize DNA.
ACGGTACAAGGTATTGTCGGATACACCCAGTTCCCGAGCGACTTGCGCCACCGGTTTTCCCTGTTCCTGGATCATCCTCACGGTTTGGATTTTGAAGTCTTTGTCATACTTTTGACTCATCTTCGGACACCTCGATTTT
It encodes the following:
- a CDS encoding transposase — its product is MSQKYDKDFKIQTVRMIQEQGKPVAQVARELGVSDNTLYR